From one Humulus lupulus chromosome 8, drHumLupu1.1, whole genome shotgun sequence genomic stretch:
- the LOC133796391 gene encoding protein LURP-one-related 5-like, whose protein sequence is MKKGLVVESGFVFEEETSLTVSKTSLFFAGDGFTVYDCRGELVFRVDSYGHNIRDKDELVLMDAHGRCLLTVRRKRPSLHQRWEGYLGERSEGQKPIFSVRRSSIIGRSSVTVEVMGNPEEEYQIEGSFGQRSCTIFNSAKELVAEIKRKVDASTNVVLAKDVFSLCLKPGFDGAFAMGLVLILDQTNGDDYFNVGGGEVD, encoded by the exons ATGAAAAAAGGGTTGGTAGTGGAATCTGGGTTTGTGTTCGAGGAAGAGACCAGCCTCACTGTCTCAAAGACCTCTCTTTTCTTCGCCGGCGATGGCTTCACCGTCTACGACTGCAGAGGAGAACTCGTCTTCCGAGTCGACTCTTACGGACACAATATTCGTGACAAAGACGAACTCGTTCTAATGGACGCTCACGGCCGCTGTCTCCTCACTGTCCGCCGAAAG AGGCCGAGTCTTCATCAACGGTGGGAAGGGTACCTAGGGGAGAGATCGGAGGGTCAGAAGCCGATCTTCAGTGTACGGAGATCATCAATCATCGGACGGTCGAGCGTGACGGTGGAGGTAATGGGAAATCCAGAAGAAGAGTATCAGATCGAAGGGTCATTTGGTCAACGGAGCTGCACGATCTTCAACTCAGCGAAGGAATTAGTGGCTGAGATTAAACGCAAAGTAGATGCCTCAACCAATGTGGTACTTGCCAAAGACGTCTTCTCTCTTTGCCTCAAGCCCGGCTTCGATGGTGCCTTTGCCATGGGATTAGTCCTCATTCTTGATCAGACCAACGGTGACGATTACTTCAACGTTGGAGGAGGAGAGGTTgactaa